One window of Gavia stellata isolate bGavSte3 chromosome Z, bGavSte3.hap2, whole genome shotgun sequence genomic DNA carries:
- the PTGER4 gene encoding prostaglandin E2 receptor EP4 subtype, whose translation MSFDPTIMPPANGSANGTASGAEGGKPPTIPTVMFIFGVVGNLIAIVVLCKSRKEQKETTFYTLVCGLAVTDLLGTCLVSPVTIATYLQNRWPGGPALCEYSSFILLFFGLSGLSIICAMSIERYLAINHAYFYNHYVDKKLAGLTLFAIYASNVLFCALPSMGLGKSTLQYPYTWCFIDWRAKEATHAAYSYMYAGFSSFLIMVTVICNILVCVALIRMHRQFMRRTSLGTDTTSSRLSDFRRRRSFRRMAGAEIQMVILLIATSLVVVICSIPLVVRVFVNQLYQPESVRDVRQNPDLQAIRIASVNPILDPWVYILLRKTVLSKAIEKIKCLFCRIGGARRQHSGGNFNCVDGRRTSSAMSSQSPSFISRELREISSTSQTLLYPPELSESSVGGRVLLPGPSANLAQSDTTSVRTLRSSETSESSQGQDSESVFLVNEIRSGGGASSTSKGSPLQVTFPTETLNLSEKCI comes from the exons ATGTCATTCGACCCCACCATCATGCCACCTGCAAACGGCTCTGCTAACGGGACCGCCAGTGGGGCTGAGGGCGGGAAGccccccaccatccccaccGTCATGTTCATCTTCGGTGTGGTGGGCAACCTCATAGCCATCGTGGTGCTCTGCAAGTCCAGGAAGGAGCAGAAGGAGACCACTTTCTACACACTGGTCTGTGGACTAGCAGTCACCGATCTCTTGGGGACCTGTCTGGTGAGTCCAGTCACTATCGCCACTTACCTGCAGAACCGCTGGCCGGGAGGACCGGCGCTGTGTGAGTACAGCTccttcatcctcctcttcttcgGACTCTCTGGCCTCAGCATTATCTGTGCCATGTCTATAGAGAGGTACCTGGCCATCAACCATGCCTATTTCTACAACCATTATGTAGACAAGAAGCTGGCAGGTCTCACGCTCTTTGCCATCTATGCTTCCAACGTGCTGTTCTGTGCCCTCCCCAGCATGGGGCTCGGCAAATCTACCTTGCAGTACCCTTACACTTGGTGTTTCATAGACTGGCGAGCAAAGGAGGCCACCCATGCGGCATATTCCTACATGTACGCTGGCTTCAGCTCCTTCCTAATCATGGTCACCGTGATCTGCAACATTCTGGTGTGTGTGGCCCTCATTCGCATGCACCGCCAGTTCATGCGACGCACGTCCTTGGGGACAGACACCACCTCCAGCCGTTTATCTGACTTTCGCAGACGCCGGAGCTTCCGTCGGATGGCCGGAGCAGAGATCCAGATGGTTATTCTGCTCATTGCCACTTCCCTGGTGGTGGTCATCTGCTCCATTCCTCTGGTG GTCCGTGTCTTCGTGAACCAGCTGTACCAGCCGGAATCAGTGAGGGATGTGAGACAAAACCCTGACCTGCAAGCCATCCGCATTGCCTCGGTGAACCCCATTTTGGACCCGTGGGTCTATATTCTCCTCCGCAAGACTGTGCTCAGCAAAGCCATCGAGAAGATCAAGTGCCTCTTCTGCCGCATTGGAGGGGCTCGGAGGCAGCACTCGGGGGGCAATTTCAACTGCGTGGATGGCCGCAGGACCTCCTCTGCCATGTCAAGTCAGTCACCCTCCTTCATCTCCCGTGAGCTGAGGGAGATCAGCAGCACCTCACAAACGCTGCTTTATCCTCCGGAGTTAAGTGAAAGCAGTGTCGGGGGTCGCGTGCTGCTTCCAGGCCCCAGTGCCAACTTGGCTCAGTCTGACACCACGTCAGTAAGGACACTGCGTAGCTCAGAGACCTCGGAGTCTTCACAGGGGCAGGACTCCGAGAGTGTCTTCCTGGTGAATGAAATCAGGTCTGGTGGCGGGGCCAGCTCTACATCCAAGGGCAGCCCTCTCCAGGTCACCTTCCCCACAGAGACATTGAATTTATCAGAAAAGTGTATATAG